Within uncultured Fibrobacter sp., the genomic segment TGCATACGACCACGGTGGTCCTTTTCCCAGGCAATCAGGTCGCGGGCTCGCTTGAGTGCCGCAATCTTTTCCTTGACTTCCACGATTTCAAGGGCATTCATCTTGCCACCGTTTAGGCGCAAGTATTCTTCGAGCCTGCGGATTTCCGGGTCGTCATCCAGATTATACTCGCCCGCCACATTTTTCGTGGGTTCAACACGATAAGTCGCTTCCTGCGGTGCATCCACAGATTTTCCCTTAGCAGCAACCGTTTCATTTTCAGGAGCCTCGTCCGGAACTTCAGGAATATCATCGATTCCGTTCAACGAAAATTCATCGTCCAGCCAATTGCTCCGTCCGCTGAAAGGCGTCACCTTGTTCTTACGGCGAATCTTGAAACCATCCGGCTTGATATTCACCGTATTGTCGTCCATGTAAACGCCACGCGGAAGAGCCGCACCAGGCAAATCCATGTTCGTCTGCACTTTAGGCATACGGCGCATATCTACAGGTTCATAGCCATCGTCCTCGGTCGGTTCCTTTTTCTTGAACACCGACTTAAACCAAGAAGTCGTCTGCACCACAAACTTGAAATGCCTCGGCCGAAGTCCAAACGCAAGCACCAAAACAAGAGCCAAAACGGTCAGAAGCGAAATCAGCGGTACAAGGATCGAACTCGGGAAAAAGACCTGGGCGATGTTTTGACTAAAGAACTGCCCCAGGGTTCCGCCCCCCTGAATCAGAGCCTCCTTCGCCACTTTAGTATCACCGTAATTACGCAGCGAGAATAAGAACGAAAATACGATCGACAAAAGCGAAAGTCCAACCGCATAGCGCATAAAGCGACCACGCCTCGAAACGGACACAAGGGTTGCCCCCCACATGACCAAAGCAGAAGACACAATCAGGGAAGCGACTCTTCCAAATACGAACGCCAGCACATCGGGAACCAACTGGCCCAAATAAGGCCCCAGGACGTTTTCACGTTCCCCGCTATAGGCCGAACAAATGCACCCAAGCATCAAGATAAGGCCAAGCCCCACCAGGGCCCATCCCCCTAAAATGGATACAAAACCCTGTTCCGACGGAGAAAAAACGTCTTTTTTAGAAGATTTAGAAGATTTTCCCGCTTTCTTAGAAGATTTCTTTTGAGTAGCCAAAATGCCTCCGCAAGTACCCCCTAAATATAATTATTGTTGCTTTTTTTGTCTTGTCCACTTTTTTATTCCTAAGCACATAACCTATTGACTGTCAAAGACTTAGGCTACCAAAACCGGACTTTTTACATTCAGCGTTCGCACAAATTGTGCGTCCACGATTCACTTAAGGTTTACGACTATTTATTATCTTTCTTTGTATGAAGAACACCAAGTTACCCAAGCGATTAAAGAAGATTCTTGCGGGCTTTACCGCATCGACTATCGTTGTCATTGCGATCCTTATTTTTGGAAGTACACAAAACGACATGACCGGGACTTCCCGCGAAAGTGCGGAATCGCTCGAAAACATTTTTTACGACCTGTTTTTTAAGGGCCGCTCCTTTGTAGACGACCACGACATCGGACTGAGCGACAAGATTACCATTGCCGACGGTTACGACCCAAGCATCCTGATTGTAGATATCGATGAACCTTCGCTAGAAAAATTGGGTCCCTTTAACGAATGGGACCGCGACATTCACGCAAACGTCGTTAAGAACCTGAGTGCCGGTGGCGCATCGGGTATCGGCTTCGATATCATTTTCAAGACTGCCGATTTTGGAAAGAAAAAAGCAGAACAGGTGCTACAGGTTTTGGGCAACATCGCTCCCGAAACCCCCTGGGATTCCACCTATCCGAATATTCTCGCCAGTTTCAACTACGACTCCATGCTCGTGTCCGCCATTCACGAAAGCAACAACACCATCGTCTGCGACATGTTTGGCGAAGCCAAGGCCTATAAGCATGAATCTCAATGGAGAAAATTGAGCGGCGAGGCGCGCGCAAGGGAAATCGGCTTTGGTTCGACCATCAACAGTAACCAGGTCGACCATATCGAAAACATCGAGCCCAAGGACCTTCTGGACAATATCTTCCCCGAACTGGCTCAGGCAGGAGCTGGTGTCGGTACCGTAAACGCATACCCGGACAACGACGGTGTGGTTCGCCGCATCACGATGTTCTACCGATTCCCCAACATGGACCTTCCTGCAACAACCGACTCTTCGCTTGCAGAAGTCAGCAGAATCGACTCCAGCCACATCTACTCCACGATGTCGCTCATGACTGTCTTGCACCTGTTCCACAGGGATCCCAAGGACATCACCATCAAGATGGGCGAATACATCGACATCGGAAAGCCCTTCGGAATTTACAGGGACTCCAGCGGATTTTACCACACCACCTACCCCAATTTCAGCTACCCCATGTTCGTGGCTCTCCGCGAAAAGCTGAAGGAAAAGAAAATCGAAAAAACGGCAAGCAAGAACTTTGTCGACGTCACCAACAAGATTATCGCCATCAAGGACACCCTTGGAAAAGTTTCCTTCGACATTACCGGTCAAGACGACATTCTTGAAGGAAAAATCGTCAAGACAATGATGCGCATCACGGAGGCGACACTCGATTCCGTAGAAGAAGGCTCTCCGCTTAAAATCGGAAAGAACATCACCCTCGAACTCGACGAAGACGAAGATGACGGAAACCATTTCGTAATTAACGGAACCGGCTCCGATGAAGACGAAGAGGAAGGCATTCCTGTTTCAAGAAACATCATCAGGACGCTCCAGTTCTTTGCGGACTCCATCAAGAAAATTCCTGCAGGAAAGTCGGTGCACCTGTCCATGGATATGGACATTCATTACGACAAGGAACACAAGCGTTGGCATTCTAGCCAGGTGATTCTATCCGATGCTGTCATACGCGACATTCAGAATACCAGCGACGACAGAATCAACAACCTAAAACCCGGTGAAGAACTCCGATTCGGCCCCGTCAAGCGCATTCCTATAGACAGCTACGGACGCTACCAGGTCAACTTCAAGGGGCGTTACAACGTCGTCGAATCCAAGCGAACTTTCCAGCACCTTTCCTATAAGGATGTTTCCACAGGTAATGTCGATGCCGGTGTCTACCAGGGAAAAATTTTCATCCTGGGTTCCGCTGCTGCGGCTCTATTCGACTTCGTTCCAGTCCCGAGTGAAGAAAACTACCCCGCCGTTCTCATTCACGCCACCATCATCAAGAACATTCTCGAAGACGACTACATTGTGACCCTGGCCGAAAAATACCAGCGCGTCATCGTCATCATTCTCGCACTGGTCTGCTTGCTTTTGGGCCTTTACTTCAAGAGTTACCTGTCCGTCGCCCTTTCCCTTATCTTGATGGGCATCTACATCGTGGTCGCGTACAAGTATTTCGAAAGCGGACTCTACATCGGCGTATCCAAGCAGTTGCTTGCCATGCTCCTCACCAACATTTCGGCTCTGGTGGTCCAGTTCTATTTCGAAAACAAGGAAAAGAGCTTTATCAACAACGCGTTCAAGCAATACATTTCTCCGGAACTGATCGACGCCATGGTGGACCAGGAAATCATGCCGACCCTGGGTGGCGAAAAATCGAACATCACGGCCTACTTTACCGACATCGCCAGTTTCTCTACGTTCTCCGAAAAAATCGGTGACCCGAGTAAGCTCGTCGAACTTTTGAACGAATACCTTACCGCCATGACCGACACGCTACTCAGCAACAAGGGTACGCTCGACAAGTACGAAGGTGATGCCATTATCGCCTTCTTCGGAGCGCCGATGCCTTTGGAAAACCACGCCCAAAGTGCCTGCGACTCCGCAATCGACATGCAGAACAAACTTTTGCAGCTCCGCAAGAAATGGGCAAGCGAAGGGAACAAGTGGCCCAAAGTCGTCCACGACATGCACATGCGAATCGGTATCAACTCCGGCGACATCGTGACGGGAAACATGGGTTCTACCATGCGAAAGAACTACACCATGATGGGTGATGCCGTGAACCTCGCTGCACGCCTAGAAAGTGCCGCCAAGCAGTACGGTGCCTATATTCAAATTAGCGAGGACACCCAGAAGCACCTGGACGAAGGCCGTTTCATCTACCGTTCGCTCGACACCATCCGCGTGATAGGCAAGAGCCAGCCGGTCAAGACATTCGAATTGCTGGAAAAGACCGGTTGCGAAAACGAGGCTACCCTCACCGAACTCGTCGGCATTTGGGAAAAGGCCCGCTCCTGCTACCTGAATATGGAATGGGACAACGCCAAGGCCCTGTTCGAGCAGTGCCTAGAAATCGAGCCGCATCACCCCGACCGCGACCCCGGCAGCAAGACAACCCCGTCGCACATTTACATCAAGCGCTGCGAAGCGTATAAAATAAACCCGCCAGTGGCACCTGGCGAGGAATGGGACGGCGTATTCACCGCTACAGAAAAATAGTATATGTCATTCTGAGCGAAGAACCGTAGGTTCGAAGTCAAAGAATTTAAAAACAATTAGAGATCCTTCGACACTGTCATTCCACTTCGTGGCTTGACAGGTTCGCCTCGGCAATGCAAGCCCATAAAATGGTCTTTCGCTGCTCTCGGCTCCCAAGTCATTCTCGACCGAAGGGAGGGCGGACAGCACTTGGCAAGTGGACGCCTTTGGCGTCCGCAATTTCGGCTCAACCATGCCAGAATGTAAACATTCTGTCGCGGCGTTCGCCTTATATGCTTTTGTTGCCTTAGTGCACATGGTCCTCGAAGGGGAGAATCCAGTGCTGAATCCCGTCGCTACGCTCCAGGATGACTGCTCAGGAAGACACTTCGTGTCAATTCAACTCGATATTGTCGATGAGTCTTGTCTTTCCGAAGAAGGCGGCCACCAAGATGACAACCTTATCTTCGGGAGCGAGCATTCCGGAGAACTTCTGCAAGTCCTTCTGGTTGACGACTTCCACGAACTGCACGATGCCGCGAGCGGCAAGGATAGACTTCAGCACAATGTCGCGAATCTTGGAGACGCTGCGTTCGCCCGCCTCATAGGCGGCCTTCGCCTGCGTCAAGCCGTCATAAATGCCCAGAGCACGGCTGCGTTCGTCTTCGCTCAGGTATTCGTTGCGGCTCGAAAGGGCAAGACCGGTCTCTTCGCGCACCAGCTTGACGCGATGAATCGTCAAGTCAAAGTTCAAGTCCTTCACCATGCGTTCGATAAGGAATACCTGCTGGTAGTCCTTTTCACCAAAATAGGCATGGTTGCAACCCGAAATCAGGAACAGCTTGGACACCACCGTGAGAACTCCACGGAAATGCCCCGGACGGTAGGCGCCGCAATACATGCATTCGAGAGTTTCGTCGCGCACAAGCGTGAGCGGATCTCCATCGGGGTACATTTCCTGCACACTCGGTGCAAACACATAATCGGCCCCAAGGGACGCCGCGAAATTGGCATCGGCTTCAAGACGTTTCGGGTACTTGTCCAAATCCTCGTTTTTCCCGAACTGGATCGGGTTCAAAAACACACTAACCACCGTAATGTCGCAGTCCTTGACGGACTCCTTAATAAGCGCTCCGTGCCCATCGTGAAGGGCTCCCATGGTCGGTACAAGCCCAATCACCTTGCCTTCCTTGGAAAGCGGTTTGAGAATTTTACGGAGAGATTCAACAGTAGTTACGATTTGCATTATTTACCTTCTGGAACAAAATAAGTCGTCTGTTTCGGGCACGAGGCAATGGCATCCAGCACCAGCTGTAAATGGGCCTCGTTATGAACAAAATCAATATTGTCCGTATTGATAATCAGCACGGGCGCATAAGGGTAATTCCAAAAATGTTGGTCGAAGCGTTCCATGAGTCCGCTCAGGTAAGAACCTTCGATGGTCTTTTCCATGGCACGCCCACGGCCGTGAATGCGTTTTAGAAGTGTCGGCACCGACGCTTGCAGGTAAACAACAAGGTCCGGTCGCGGAACATCGTGATTCAGGGCGCGCGCTACCTGTTCGTACATGGCGTATTCGCTTTCAGACAAGTTCTGCGCTGCAAAAATCTGGTCTTTGTCAAAGGTGTAATCGCTTACCAGCAGGTCGCGGAAAAGGTCGCTTTGAAGGGCGGAATTCTGCAACTGCTTGAGGCGGTCCAGCAAGAAAAACAGCTGAGTCTGGAACGCGTAAGCCTCTTTGTTCTGGTAAAATTTTTCAAGAAACGGGTTCTCGATAAAATTTTCTTCGATAAACATCGCTTTCCAACGTTCGGAGATAATCCGTGCAAGCGAAGTCTTGCCGACTCCGATAGCCCCTTCTATCGCTAAGAAATGGACGCCTTTTTCTTTCAGCATTTCAGGGTTCCTCCGAAGTAATGACGCGGAACGGGATTTTTTCTTCTTTCTGCAAGAGGTCCGAAAGCAATTGTTTGACCTTGACTCCCACCTGCGGATCGTCCCATTCCGGAGCAATATCGTTCAAGGGCACCAGAACAAACTGGCGGTTTACAATTTGCGGATGCGGAAGATTCGGCCTCCCCTGGTGGACTTCCTTTCCAAAATAAAGGAGATCGAGGTCTATTTCACGAGAATTCCAATGTCCGCGGGGTTTTCTGCCCAGTACAAACTCGGCACCTTTCAGATAATGGAGCAAGCGAGTAGACGTTCCCGAATACCAGAAACTCACGACCTGGTTGAAATAGGGCCCCTGACCCGCCGGTCCGACCGGAGGAGTTTCATAGATGGGGCTTTCCAACCATCCGCCCGCCGAAATTTTGCGGAGCATTTCGCGACCCTCGCTCAAATGCTTAGAGCGACTGGGGAGGTTCGATCCCAACGCGACAAAAACTCGTTCTAATGAATCCACGTTGCAAATATAGATATTCAAGGCCGTCTTTTTATGTCAAAAACGTGAATTAGAGGACTCTTGACGCCCAAACAGGGAACATCAAAAGAAAAAATGTTTTTTCAATCAAAAAAACTCTATTTTCTATGACAAATCCACATATTTTAGTTATTTTATTGTCCGTCGTACGAAAAGTGTACGGCTGGCCCATTCCAGTTCATCAAAAAATACCTGCCATTGGGCATTATTCATCTTTACATTAACATTTATATATCACCAACATTGCTGTTTAAATTATATAGGATACCATCGTGGCTCCAATAAAAAAGAATTCCAAAGTTACTCACTTGGCTGACCAGGAATCTACAGGCATGGAAATTCCTGCAGAACTCGATCTTAAATTCGATAACGATACAGAAGAAAAAGCGGCAAAGCCCAAACGCGGAAGGCCTGCTAAGGCAAAATCGGACAAGAAAAGCTCCGCAAAGCACACCGAAAACGAATCCGCACCCGAACAAGAAAACTCTGTCGCACAAGAAAACAGCAACGTTGCAGAACCTGAGTTTCAGGCTCAACCCGAAGAATTCAAGCCCGTAAGTCCGATTCCCGCAGAAAATCCTGTTTCCGTCGAAGGGGCCGAGCAGGTAAATGCAAGCGCAGAAACCGCAAGCGAAAACCCGTCGACTGAAAATGCAGAAAACGCTCAGGGCGAAAATGCTCAGAACGATGGCGGTCAGCAGAAATTCCAGAACCAGCAAAACCGTCGTTTCGACAAGTTCGGCAAGAACAACCGCCGTTTCGACAAGAACAATCGCCAGAACAGGAATTTCCAGCCCGAAGAAGAAGACCCGACTCCGCTCCCGGAACCGGACTCCGAAGCATGGAACAAGGCACGCGAATGTTGGAGCAAGTACCGCAAGATGACCATGAGCGACTTGCAGGAACTCGCCTCCCAAAAGGAAAATCTGGACTTTAGGCGTTACCGCAAGCAGTCTCTTGGCCTTTTATTGCAGAGTCTCGAAAACGAGAACAATATCGTCTATGCGGAAGGCCTTCTTGAAATCACTCCGCAAGGTCACGGATTCCTTCGCAATACGGAATTCAACTACCAGCAGGGCCCGGACGACGTCTACGTGAGCCAGAACCTGATTCGCAAGCTCGGCCTGAAAGTCGGCGACACCGTTGCAGGTCTTGCCCGCCCCCCGCGCGATCAGCAAGACAAGTACTACGCCCTTCGCCGTGTAGACAAGGTTAATTTCGAAGACCCCGAAAAAATCAAGCGCCGCGTGGCATTCGAATACCTGACCCCGATTCACCCGAACGAAAAGATTAAGCTGGAATGGAACTCTGAAGAATTCAGCACCCGCGTCATGGATCTGTTCTCGCCCATCGGAAAAGGCCAGCGCAGTATTATTCTAGCCCCTCCGCGTACCGGTAAGACCATTCTCTTGCAGAACATGGTGCGTGCGATCGCGAAGAACCATCCCGAAATTATCATCATGGTTCTTTTGATTGACGAACGCCCCGAAGAAGTGACCGAAATGCGCGAAATCGTCGGAAAGCTCGTCGAAAACAACCCGAACCTGCGTGCCGAAGTAGTCGCCTCGACCTTCGACGAACCGCCTGACCATCACGCCCGCGTGGCCACCATGGTCCTTGAAAAGGCAAAGCGCCTGGTCGAACAGCAAAAGGACGTCGTGGTGCTCCTCGATTCCATCACCCGATTCGCCCGCGCAAACAACGTTGTCATTCCGCACTCCGGCAAGATTCTTTCGGGCGGCGTGGACGCAAACGCCATGCAGTTCCCCAAGAAATTCTTCGGTGCAGCCCGTAAGATTGCAGACAAACTTGGCGACTTCATGAGAGACTCCAACGGTCAAATCGTCCTCGCCAATACGGGCGACCCCGAAAATCCGACAGAACCCGTACGCGAAATTATCCAGAAAAACGGCTCTCTCACCATTATCGGCACGGCCCTGATTGAAACGGGTAGCCGCATGGACGAAGTGATTTTCGAAGAATTCAAGGGTACCGGCAACATGGAACTGGTCCTTGACCGCCGTCTCGCCGAAAGACGCACCTGGCCCGCCATTGACATCTTCAAGTCCGGCACCCGTAAAGAAGAACGCCTCCTTACGATGCACGAACGCAATGTCATCTGGAATTTCCGCCAGGGAACGCAGAACGACACTGAAAACGGAGTCATGGACAAACTCATCAAGTTCATGAAACAGAACAAGACCAATGCCGATTTGATTGAATTTATGGCAAAGGCCAGGGACAGCGTTAATCGATAAGTTTTTAACAGAAGGTATTGAACATGTCAGAAAAAATCTTTTTCGCAGGCACCGGCAACATGGGAGGAGCAATTCTCCGCGGTCTTTTGAAGGCCGGAACCGACGCATCCACCATTTTCTTCTTTGACCCCTCCGACAAGGCCGCCGCCGAAGTTTCCGCTCTCGGTTGCGTACGCGTAGGTAGCTTTGCAGAAGGCATCAACAAGGCAGACGTCACCTTCCTTTGCGTGAAGCCGCAGATTTTCAAGCTGGTGAGCGCCGAATGGAAAGCCGCTGCAGCCGCCGAAAAGTCCACGAAGACTTTCGTGAGCATTATGGCAGGCGTGACTCGCAAGGCCCTTATCGAAGTCCTGGGCGAAAAGAACCAGATTCTCCGCGTAATGCCGAACTTGCCGCTTACAGTCGGCAAGGGTTCCGTGGGACTTGCCACTGACGGCGTCACCGAAGAAACCCTCGCCATTGCCGAACGTATTTTCGGAAACATCGGCGTCACCTGCCGCGTGGCCGAATCGCTGATGGATGCGGTCACCGGACTTTCGGGCAGCGCTCCCGCCTACGTTTTCGAATTCATCGAAGGCCTTACCCGCGGTGGCGTGAAGGCTGGCCTTACCCGCGATGTCGCTCTCAAGCTCGCCCTTGGCACCATCGAAGGTAGCGTCGAACTCGTGAAGCAGTCCGGCAAGAGCCCCAGCGACCTCTGCGCCATGGTCTGCTCGCCTGCAGGCACCACCATCGCGGGCATCAACGCCCTCGAAGAAGGCGCCTTCCGCAGCACGCTCATCAAGGCAGTCGTTGCCGGCACCGATCGCAGCAAGGAACTGGGAAAGTAAGCCCCTAAATGGCGACCTTCAATCTATTCGCGAAAGATAATGCAACGTCCTCTTTTATACAGGACGTTCTTTCGTCGGTGGATTACCAGGTCGATATTTTCCGCGACATTCCCTCGGCAGACGCTATTCCGCAAGTGCCTCTTGTTATTTGGGATCTGGATTCATTCCCCAAGCAAAGCCTACAGATGCTTCGGCTTTTTCGGGAAAAGTCTCCGGATACCCTGATTCTTGCATACGCGGAAAGTCCCGAACAGCTCAGTGGAATTTCGAACAAGCTTTACGACAGTTTTCTTTCGGTGGAATCTTTAAAGCTCCACCTGATGTCGCAAATTGCAAAGCTGAAAGAAATCCGCACGGCGCGTCAAATTTTTAACGAGCGCATGAGCCACCTGGTCGGGAAAAGCCCTGCCATGCAACAGCTCCGAAAAACAGTCCAGCGGGCCATTGTGCATACCGGCCCCGTACTTATTCAAGGGGAAACCGGCGTCGGCAAGGAACTGATCGCCCGAGCAGTCGGCTGCATGTACGAAAAGTTCATCACCGTAAACTGTAGCGCCATTCCCGAAAACCTGTTCGAAAGCGAACTTTTTGGACACACCCGTGGAGCATTCACGGGGGCTCAAAATGAACGCATCGGTCTTTTTGAGGCAGCCGACGGCGGAGCCATTTTCCTCGACGAAATTGGAGATATGCCGCTACACGCCCAGGTCAAACTGCTGAGAGTCCTGCAGAACAAGGAAATCCGCCCAATCGGTTCCAACAAGACTAAGCATATCGATGTACGCATTATCGCGGCCACCAACAGGGATCTGCTGCAGGAAATCGCCGAAAAACGGTTCCGAGAAGACCTCTATTACCGCCTCAACGTGATTCCGATGCAGCTTTCGCCCCTCCGTGACCGTAAAGAAGACATCGAAGACCTAGCGAATTATTTTATTCACACCTACCAGGGAACCGGCGAACACTATACGCTTTCTAAGGACGCGCTCCGTAAGCTACAGGAATACGACTGGCCCGGCAACATTCGCGAACTCGAAAACGTCATTCAGCGGGCCCTCTGCTTTACAAGCGCCGGAATCCTTCAGCCCGAAGACATTCAAATCAGCGGAATCGCCCCCTCCCCTAACACAAGCGCCGCCCACGCCGCCCCCTCTGCAATTCACGACGATTATGAAAGTTTCCGCCACAAGCAATTAGAGCAGGAACGCGACTTTCTTGTCGAAAAAATCCGCAAATGCAACGGATCTGTACGCCATGCCGCCGAAGAACTCGGAATGTTACGCACCGCCCTATACAACCGCCTAAACCACCTCGGCGTGAACATCAAGGAGATTTAAGGGGCGCCCTTTGCAAAACGTTTAAAGCCTTGTCCGTGTGGACAAGGCTGATTTTTATTTAAAGGCGTTTTTACCTAATGGGAGTCGCCCTTTTGCAGGATAATGACTAGGGTGCTACGGGGTCGTCTTGAAAGCAACGAACGGAGAAGCCTATGCTCTTATACATCTCCCAAGAAAGGTCATATTTATACCAATTGTCTAATTTTGCATAGTTAGCATCCAAATACCAGCTATAAGCGAATTCGCCATCTTTCTCCGTTGCACTCCAGAAAAGGACATAAAAGCCAACATGCATAGATCCGTAGTTATCGTCACGGCCAACAGGGAGTGCAGAGAAGCCGCTTTCATTCGTCGCATTCATCCATTCTACATTGCCAAGCGCCTGCTGCGCAGCATAGTCAACATCGGAGAACAGATTGTCCCATTCACTGCCCATCGGGATATGCCAACCATCAGGACAGATTCCCTGGTGAGGAGTCTTGATTGACCCTGTAGGCACTGAGGCCTTCTGCCACTTGGAGTCTATATCCATAGCTGCAGTCCAGGTGTAGTAGCGGCCACCCTTCAGACAGTTTGTGGTATCATTATTATAGCACCAGTTGTTGCCTATCAGGTAACTATGCGCCCCTTCATCGGCATAGTTCAAGTTTTCTGCCATCACGGTCATACCGTTAATCGTCACAGTCTTGTAAATGCGTCCATCACGTTTATCTTTTAGCGTTCCGTAATCGACTTTGGGATTGAAATAATTTCTGACACCTACATCAAAGTCGTAAACATTTACATTTCTAAAACCATTATTTTCACAAATACGGGTCGAATCATCGTTAAAGGTTCCATTCATCGCTACAGTACAGGCCATACCTTCCTGTTCTTCATTTGTGGTCGCCTCACGCCACACACCGGCATCACACACAAAGTACGTCTTAGTATCGACAATGCCAGTCATCATCTTGCCTTCCTTATCGCAGTCGTAACCCACGGTGTTATAGGCAACCTTGTCGACCATCAATGTCCAAACGTGGTTCGATGCGCAACTGTAATAACGTTTGTCGTAACTCGACTGTCCCATTTCGCCGGTGCGGTTCGTGGTGCAGCCCATCAGTTTGAGTTTCACATCATTGTCGCTGGCATCTCGCCACTGGTTCTCGGCAAGGTCAAACACATAGTAGGCATCGGTGCTATCACCTTTCTGGACATCGCCGTCGCTGCCAGGCACCCAGCCCTGTGTATCCACGATATAAGCTGTGGTGCGAACCCATTCGCGGTCTTCGCACTTGTACCAGTAGCCATTCACGAAGCCCGTATTCTTGTTTTTATTCGCGGCCACACTCTCAATGCAGCCTCCCAATTTCTGTTCTACAACGGAGGCGTCACGCCATTCCTTGGAAACAGCGTCGTACAAGTAGTACTTCGTTTCCGTTACGGAGCCGACCTTCACAGCACCATCTTTCCCCGCTTTCCACTGGTACGTATCCTTTTCAAAATCGTTTGCAATCACCCAGCGCATATCGCCCAGGCCATCGACAGCCTTGCAGATGTAACGCGTCTTAGAGCCTTTGCGTTTGCCAGCCGTCGCAGCCTTGACCGTTCCCGCCATTTTTGCATTGCAGCTATCGAGGCCATATTCGGTTGTCCAGAAATGACGTATGTATTGTTCAAAATTCGGAACCATCGCAGAAAGGCCCCAAGCGGCTACGTTGTGGCGTATCGTTGCAAGGCTGCCCGAAGAATCCGCATCGGCACTCCAGTCCGCAATATCCATACGCGTCTTCGCATCGTCCCACGTACCGT encodes:
- a CDS encoding CHASE2 domain-containing protein; amino-acid sequence: MKNTKLPKRLKKILAGFTASTIVVIAILIFGSTQNDMTGTSRESAESLENIFYDLFFKGRSFVDDHDIGLSDKITIADGYDPSILIVDIDEPSLEKLGPFNEWDRDIHANVVKNLSAGGASGIGFDIIFKTADFGKKKAEQVLQVLGNIAPETPWDSTYPNILASFNYDSMLVSAIHESNNTIVCDMFGEAKAYKHESQWRKLSGEARAREIGFGSTINSNQVDHIENIEPKDLLDNIFPELAQAGAGVGTVNAYPDNDGVVRRITMFYRFPNMDLPATTDSSLAEVSRIDSSHIYSTMSLMTVLHLFHRDPKDITIKMGEYIDIGKPFGIYRDSSGFYHTTYPNFSYPMFVALREKLKEKKIEKTASKNFVDVTNKIIAIKDTLGKVSFDITGQDDILEGKIVKTMMRITEATLDSVEEGSPLKIGKNITLELDEDEDDGNHFVINGTGSDEDEEEGIPVSRNIIRTLQFFADSIKKIPAGKSVHLSMDMDIHYDKEHKRWHSSQVILSDAVIRDIQNTSDDRINNLKPGEELRFGPVKRIPIDSYGRYQVNFKGRYNVVESKRTFQHLSYKDVSTGNVDAGVYQGKIFILGSAAAALFDFVPVPSEENYPAVLIHATIIKNILEDDYIVTLAEKYQRVIVIILALVCLLLGLYFKSYLSVALSLILMGIYIVVAYKYFESGLYIGVSKQLLAMLLTNISALVVQFYFENKEKSFINNAFKQYISPELIDAMVDQEIMPTLGGEKSNITAYFTDIASFSTFSEKIGDPSKLVELLNEYLTAMTDTLLSNKGTLDKYEGDAIIAFFGAPMPLENHAQSACDSAIDMQNKLLQLRKKWASEGNKWPKVVHDMHMRIGINSGDIVTGNMGSTMRKNYTMMGDAVNLAARLESAAKQYGAYIQISEDTQKHLDEGRFIYRSLDTIRVIGKSQPVKTFELLEKTGCENEATLTELVGIWEKARSCYLNMEWDNAKALFEQCLEIEPHHPDRDPGSKTTPSHIYIKRCEAYKINPPVAPGEEWDGVFTATEK
- the panC gene encoding pantoate--beta-alanine ligase, with amino-acid sequence MQIVTTVESLRKILKPLSKEGKVIGLVPTMGALHDGHGALIKESVKDCDITVVSVFLNPIQFGKNEDLDKYPKRLEADANFAASLGADYVFAPSVQEMYPDGDPLTLVRDETLECMYCGAYRPGHFRGVLTVVSKLFLISGCNHAYFGEKDYQQVFLIERMVKDLNFDLTIHRVKLVREETGLALSSRNEYLSEDERSRALGIYDGLTQAKAAYEAGERSVSKIRDIVLKSILAARGIVQFVEVVNQKDLQKFSGMLAPEDKVVILVAAFFGKTRLIDNIELN
- a CDS encoding deoxynucleoside kinase: MLKEKGVHFLAIEGAIGVGKTSLARIISERWKAMFIEENFIENPFLEKFYQNKEAYAFQTQLFFLLDRLKQLQNSALQSDLFRDLLVSDYTFDKDQIFAAQNLSESEYAMYEQVARALNHDVPRPDLVVYLQASVPTLLKRIHGRGRAMEKTIEGSYLSGLMERFDQHFWNYPYAPVLIINTDNIDFVHNEAHLQLVLDAIASCPKQTTYFVPEGK
- the folK gene encoding 2-amino-4-hydroxy-6-hydroxymethyldihydropteridine diphosphokinase is translated as MDSLERVFVALGSNLPSRSKHLSEGREMLRKISAGGWLESPIYETPPVGPAGQGPYFNQVVSFWYSGTSTRLLHYLKGAEFVLGRKPRGHWNSREIDLDLLYFGKEVHQGRPNLPHPQIVNRQFVLVPLNDIAPEWDDPQVGVKVKQLLSDLLQKEEKIPFRVITSEEP
- the rho gene encoding transcription termination factor Rho, producing MAPIKKNSKVTHLADQESTGMEIPAELDLKFDNDTEEKAAKPKRGRPAKAKSDKKSSAKHTENESAPEQENSVAQENSNVAEPEFQAQPEEFKPVSPIPAENPVSVEGAEQVNASAETASENPSTENAENAQGENAQNDGGQQKFQNQQNRRFDKFGKNNRRFDKNNRQNRNFQPEEEDPTPLPEPDSEAWNKARECWSKYRKMTMSDLQELASQKENLDFRRYRKQSLGLLLQSLENENNIVYAEGLLEITPQGHGFLRNTEFNYQQGPDDVYVSQNLIRKLGLKVGDTVAGLARPPRDQQDKYYALRRVDKVNFEDPEKIKRRVAFEYLTPIHPNEKIKLEWNSEEFSTRVMDLFSPIGKGQRSIILAPPRTGKTILLQNMVRAIAKNHPEIIIMVLLIDERPEEVTEMREIVGKLVENNPNLRAEVVASTFDEPPDHHARVATMVLEKAKRLVEQQKDVVVLLDSITRFARANNVVIPHSGKILSGGVDANAMQFPKKFFGAARKIADKLGDFMRDSNGQIVLANTGDPENPTEPVREIIQKNGSLTIIGTALIETGSRMDEVIFEEFKGTGNMELVLDRRLAERRTWPAIDIFKSGTRKEERLLTMHERNVIWNFRQGTQNDTENGVMDKLIKFMKQNKTNADLIEFMAKARDSVNR
- the proC gene encoding pyrroline-5-carboxylate reductase, yielding MSEKIFFAGTGNMGGAILRGLLKAGTDASTIFFFDPSDKAAAEVSALGCVRVGSFAEGINKADVTFLCVKPQIFKLVSAEWKAAAAAEKSTKTFVSIMAGVTRKALIEVLGEKNQILRVMPNLPLTVGKGSVGLATDGVTEETLAIAERIFGNIGVTCRVAESLMDAVTGLSGSAPAYVFEFIEGLTRGGVKAGLTRDVALKLALGTIEGSVELVKQSGKSPSDLCAMVCSPAGTTIAGINALEEGAFRSTLIKAVVAGTDRSKELGK